The Daucus carota subsp. sativus chromosome 9, DH1 v3.0, whole genome shotgun sequence genome window below encodes:
- the LOC108200292 gene encoding protein TEEBE, with translation MKTFTLAALFSAFIFFTASALAAVPLEGLLANGNFEESPKPSDLKKTVITGKYGLPKWEINGLVEYISGGPQPGGMYFPVAHGIHAIRLGNEASVSQTIPVKKGSHYALTFGASRTCAQNEVLRVSVPPQTGDLPLQTLYDSMGGDVYAWGFVATSDVAKVILHNPGVQEDPSCGPLLDAIAIKELFPAQYTKGNLVKNSGFEEGPHLLINSSHGVLLPPRVEDPSSPLPGWIIESLKAVKFIDAKHFKVPSGRAAIELVAGRESAIAQIIRTVPKKVYSLTFTVGDAENNCHGSMMVEAFAAKEMFKVPFTSQGKGLSKTETFKFTAVSSRTRLTFYSSFYHTKAGDIGSLCGPVLDEVKVTPVA, from the exons atgaaaacattCACTTTAGCAGCTCTCTTCTCagccttcatcttcttcactgcTTCTGCTCTTGCAGCTGTTCCTCTTGAAg GACTACTTGCTAATGGCAACTTTGAAGAGTCACCAAAACCAAGTGACCTCAAGAAAACAGTAATTACAGGAAAGTATGGACTCCCCAAATGGGAAATCAATGGTTTGGTTGAGTACATTTCTGGGGGACCCCAACCCGGAGGAATGTACTTTCCGGTAGCCCACGGTATCCATGCCATTCGGCTTGGGAATGAAGCCTCGGTGTCACAGACAATTCCTGTTAAAAAGGGGTCTCATTATGCACTTACCTTTGGGGCTTCCAGAACTTGTGCTCAGAATGAGGTCTTGAGGGTTTCAGTGCCTCCTCAAACCGGAGATCTTCCACTTCAAACTTTGTATGATAGTATGGGTGGCGATGTTTATGCGTGGGGATTTGTTGCAACTTCGGATGTTGCTAAGGTGATTCTGCACAATCCTGGGGTTCAAGAGGATCCCAGCTGCGGTCCACTCTTGGATGCAATTGCAATCAAGGAGCTCTTTCCTGCACAGTATACCAAAG GTAACTTAGTGAAAAATAGTGGTTTTGAGGAGGGTCCTCATCTTTTGATCAACTCTTCTCACGGTGTACTTCTCCCACCCCGAGTCGAAGATCCATCTTCCCCACTTCCTGGATGGATCATTGAATCTCTCAAAGCTGTCAAGTTCATCGACGCAAAGCATTTCAAAGTTCCCTCTGGACGAGCTGCGATTGAATTGGTTGCAGGCAGAGAAAGTGCTATCGCACAGATCATCCGGACAGTCCCCAAGAAGGTTTACAGTCTCACTTTCACTGTTGGCGATGCAGAGAACAATTGCCACGGATCAATGATGGTCGAAGCATTTGCTGCAAAGGAGATGTTCAAAGTTCCATTCACATCTCAAGGTAAAGGATTATCAAAAACCGAGACTTTCAAGTTCACAGCTGTCTCGAGCAGAACTCGATTAACTTTCTACAGCTCATTCTACCACACAAAAGCTGGTGACATCGGATCTTTATGCGGTCCTGTTCTTGATGAAGTCAAGGTTACCCCTGTTGCTTAA